From Oncorhynchus tshawytscha isolate Ot180627B linkage group LG27, Otsh_v2.0, whole genome shotgun sequence, a single genomic window includes:
- the LOC112234092 gene encoding LOW QUALITY PROTEIN: 60S ribosomal protein L3 (The sequence of the model RefSeq protein was modified relative to this genomic sequence to represent the inferred CDS: inserted 2 bases in 1 codon) has translation MSHRKFSAPRHGSLGFLPRKRSRRHRGKVKSFPKDDPSKPVHLTAFLGYKAGMTHIVREVDRPGSKVNKKEVVEAVTIVETPPMVVVGVVGYVETPRGLRSFKTIFAEHISDECKRRFYRNWYKSKKKAFTKYCKKWQDDDGKKQLEKDFASMKKYCQVVRIIAHTQMRLLPLRQKKSHLMEVQLNGGSISDKVDWAREKLEQSIPITNVFTQDEMIDVIGVTKGHGYKGVTSRWHTKSXPRKTHRGLRKVACIGAWHPSRVAFSVARAGQKGYHHRTEINKKIYKIGQGYHTKDGKLVKNNAATEYDLSNKSITPLGGFVHYGEVTNDFVMLKGCTIGVKKRVLTLRKSLLVQSSRRATEKIDLKFIDTTSKFGHGRFQTVEEKKAFMGPLKKDRIAKEETA, from the exons ATG TCCCACCGTAAATTTTCGGCTCCCCGCCACGGATCCTTGGGTTTCCTGCCCCGTAAGAGGAGCAGACGTCACCGTGGTAAGGTGAAGAGTTTCCCCAAGGATGACCCCAGCAAGCCAGTCCACTTGACTGCCTTCCTTGGCTACAAGGCTGGCATGACTCACATCGTGCGTGAAGTCGACAGACCTGGCTCAA AGGTGAACAAGAAGGAAGTGGTTGAGGCTGTGACCATTGTGGAGACTCCTCCCATGGTTGTAGTCGGTGTTGTGGGTTATGTCGAGACCCCCCGTGGCCTGCGTTCCTTCAAGACCATCTTCGCTGAGCACATCAGTGATGAGTGCAAGCGTCGCTTCTACAGGAACTG GTACAAGTCCAAGAAGAAGGCCTTCACAAAGTACTGCAAGAAGTGGCAGGATGACGATGGCAAGAAGCAGCTGGAGAAGGACTTCGCCTCCATGAAGAAGTACTGCCAGGTCGTCCGTATCATCGCCCACACGCAG atGAGGCTGCTGCCCCTGAGGCAGAAGAAGTCCCACTTGATGGAGGTGCAGCTCAATGGAGGCTCCATCTCTGACAAGGTGGACTGGGCCCGTGAGAAGCTGGAGCAGTCTATCCCCATCACCAATGTCTTCACCCAGGATGAGATGATCGACGTCATCGGTGTCACAAAGGGTCACGGATACAAAG GTGTCACCAGCCGTTGGCACACAAAAAG TCCCCGTAAGACTCATCGTGGTCTGCGTAAGGTGGCCTGTATCGGTGCCTGGCATCCCTCCCGTGTGGCCTTCTCCGTGGCCCGCGCTGGTCAGAAGGGCTACCACCACCGCACAGAGATCAACAAGAAGATCTACAAAATCGGCCAGGGCTACCACACCAAGGACGGCAAGCTGGTGAAGAACAACGCCGCCACCGAGTACGATCTGTCCAACAAGAGCATCACCCCTTTGGGTGGCTTCGTCCACTACGGAGAGGTGACCAATGACTTTGTCATGCTGAAGGGCTGCACAATTGGAGTCAAGAAGAGGGTGCTAACCCTGCGTAAG TCTCTGTTGGTGCAGTCCAGCCGTCGTGCCACGGAGAAGATCGACCTGAAGTTCATCGACACCACCTCCAAGTTTGGCCACGGCCGCTTCCAGACAGTGGAGGAAAAGAAGGCTTTCATG GGACCACTCAAGAAGGACCGCATTGCCAAGGAAGAGACTGCTTAA
- the LOC121841093 gene encoding solute carrier family 25 member 39-like, translated as MTLPFDVVKTRRQIQLGEMETLGVPVKNHTSTWHIMRGIWAESGYRGLFAGFLPRVIKVVPACAVMISTYEFGKIFFQKINLDREQQAC; from the exons ATGACTCTACCTTTTGACGTGGTGAAGACACGAAGACAGATCCaactgggagagatggagacactgGGAG TCCCTGTGAAGAATCACACATCCACATGGCATATCATGAGGGGAATTTGGGCTGAATCGGGATACAGGGGGCTCTTTGCAG GTTTCCTACCCAGGGTGATCAAAGTTGTCCCAGCCTGTGCTGTCATGATCAGCACCTATGAGTTTGGGAAAATCTTCTTCCAGAAGATAAACCTTGACCGGGAGCAACAGGCCTGCTGA